Sequence from the Arthrobacter pigmenti genome:
CGTAGCGCGTGGTGTTGATGCCCGTCTCCACGACCGTCACACCCGAGTTCACCATCACCCAGTCAATCCGCTTCCGCCCCTGCTTCGGCGCGCGGTAATGCGGGAACGTGCCCCAGAGCTCGGTGAGCCGTTCCTCGGCCACGTCCCACGCGTCCGTGAGCACGTCATCGCTGGTCAGCGCCTCGTACGGCTGCGACGCGGCGCCGGTGTTGAAGTCGCCGAGCACGACGACGGCGCCCTGGGTCCTCGCGACCAATGACCGGATTGCCATGACGGACTGCTGACGGGACTTTCGGGACATATGGTCCAGATGCGTATTGATAATCGTAAGTTCCTTGCCCGTCTCCCGGTCCCGGAACCGCCCGGTCACGATGATGCGGGGGATCAGGTTGCCCCACCCGTTGGACCCGGGTTCATCCGGGGTGTTGGAGAGTGCGTCCTGGTCCCAGTCCAACAACTCGAGCCGCGCCGAGTCATAAACCAGCGGGCACTGCTCACCGCCGCCGTCGGCATTGCGCCCGCGGCCGATGCTGCTGTACTTCTCCCCCAGGCCCTCAAGGATGGCGGGAAGCTGGTCCGGCAGGGCCTCCTGCACGCCCAGGATGGTGGGCTGCTCGGCAGCAAGCAGGCGACGGACAAGGGGCTCCCGCCTTCCCCAGTGATCGTGGCTCCATGGATTCACGTGGGCAACCCGGCGTCGGATGTTGTAGGTCATGATGTGCAGTTCAGGCGCTTCGACAGGTCCGACTAACGGCTTGTCCGCAAGGGTCCGCTCGCTCATGGAGAAAACACTAGCCCTTATCCGGTCGCTGGCTGTACTGCTCTTTGCCTCGGAGTGTTCGGTGCCCGATCGGTTACTCGTCCCAGGTGAAGAAGCCCTGGCCGGACTTCCGGCCCAGGTCGCCATGCGAAACCTTGTCCCGGAGAATCTGCGGCGGCGCGAAGCGCTCCCCCAGCGTGGACTCCAGATACTCGGCAATCCCGAGGCGCACGTCCAGACCCACAATATCCGTGGTCCGCAGGGGGCCGACCGGATGCTTGTAGCCCAGCACCATTGCAGTGTCGATATCCTCCGGGGACGCAACGCCCTCCTCGACCATCCGCATGGCTTCCAGGGCTATGGCCACACCGAGCCGTGAACTCGCGAATCCGGGTGCATCCTTCACGACCACTGGCGTTTTGCCGAGTGCCTCGGTCCACCCGCGCGCCTGGGCTTCGAGCTCTGCGGAGGTCGACGGCGCCAGCACCACCTCGATCAGCATCGACGCCGGCACGGGATTGAAGAAGTGCAGCCCGCAGAACCGCTCCGGCCGCTTCAGCACGCCCGCCAGTTCGCTCACCGAAAGGGAGGAGGTGTTAGTTGCGAGCCAGGCGTCGTCGTCGAGCTGTTCCTCCACCGACGCGAGCGCGGCCGACTTCAGTGCGAAATCTTCCGGCACGGCTTCCACCACTAGCTCACAGGACGCGAACGCCGAATAATCCGTCGCGACGCTCAGGCGGCCTGCGAGCGCGTCCTGGCTTTCCGTCGTCGTCCCTTTGGCAACGCTCTTATCCAGCGCCGCGGTGACGCGCCCGCGCGCGGCTTCAGCGGCGTCGTCGTCCCGTTCGACGACGACGACGGCGGAACCCGCCACACAGAACGCGTGCGCAATGCCGGCCCCCATGCGTCCGCCGCCGAGAACTCCGACGGTTCCAGGAATCTTCACTTCGGAAGGCGCATTCACTTTTTCTTCTTCCGGTCTGTGTCTTTCCTTGTCAGGAAAGCCTGCATGCGTTCGAACTTCGCGTCGGACTCGAACAGGATCCCCTGCGCGAGCTGGTCGATCATCGGGTGAGCCTCGCGCGGTGCACGGAACACGCTCTTGGTGATCCGTGTGGCAAGGGGATCCTGCCGGGCAATGCGGTCCGCGAGCTTGTGCGCCGCTTGCAGGAGCGCGTCCGCGGGGTGGATCTCGGTGATGAGCCGGGCTGCGAGTGCTTCCTCCGCGTTCAGTACGCGGCCCGTCAGCAGGATCTCCTTGGCCAGCGGTTCGCCCACCAGCTCGCGGAGCCGCCACGTTGCCCCTGCCGCCGGGAGGATACCGAGTCCCGTTTCGGGGTTGCCGATCTTCAGTTCCGGTGTGCCAAGCCGGAAGTCCGCAGCGAAGGCCAACTCGGCGCCACCACCCAGGGCGTAGCCGTCGAGAGCCGCGATCACGGGCAGCGGGAGCTGAGCAATGCGGGAGAAGAGCCTGGAGTTGATTCCTGCGAGGGCGTCGTCCCGGCGTCGTTCCTTCAGCTGGGCTATGTCTGCCCCGGAAGCGAAGACGCCGCCGGTTCCGGAGAGAATCAGTATCCGCGGATCCCGTTCGAGGTCCGTGCACACCAGGTGAAGCTCATCGACCATCTGCTGGTCTATGGCATTGCGCACCTCGGGACGGTGCAGTTGGACGCTGAGGCGGTCGCCGCCGTCGTCGATCTTGAGGGTTTCCACTACACACGCTCCAGCAGCATCGCCGTGCCCTGGCCGACTCCGACGCACATGGTCGCCAGGCCCAGACGCCCATTCTCGCGCTCCATCCGGCCCATCAGCGTGATGGCGATGCGGGAGCCGGACGAGCCGAGCGGGTGGCCAAGCGCAATCGCTCCGCCGTCGCGGTTGACGATCTCCTCATCAAGTCCCAGCCGGCGGATACACGCGAGCGACTGCGTGGCGAAGGCTTCATTGAGTTCGACGGCGTCGAGGTCACCAATGCTGCGCCCGGCGAGTTCCAGGACCTTCTGCGTTGCCGGAACCGGTCCGATCCCCATAATTTCCGGCGGCACTCCCGCTGAGGCGCCGGTGACGATGCGTGCACGCGGCGTCAGGCCAAGCCTTGTGAGCGCGGCTTCAGAGGCGACGACGACGGCGGACGCCCCGTCATTGAGCGAGCTTGAGTTCCCGGCGGTAACCACGCCGTCCTTGGCGACTACCGGCTTGAGCCCCGCGAGGACCTCAAGCGTCGTGTCGGCGCGTGGACCTTCGTCGGTGTCCACCGTGACGTTCTTCCTGCGGTTCGTCGTGTTCACCGGGACAATCTCGTCCTTGAAATGCCCGGCCCCGATCGCCTTCAGGGCACGCTGGTGGGAGCGCAGCGCGAAGGCGTCGGCGTCGTGGCGGCTGATCCCGTCAACGCGCGCGACTTCCTCAGCGGTCTCCGGCATCGAGAACGTGGTCTTGTCCTGTGCCGCGAAGGTGGGGTTGGTGAATCGCCAACCGATGGAGGTGTCGAAGGAGGCACCCGGCTTGGCGAACGCCGTCGTCGGCTTCTCCATCACCCAGGGGGCGCGGCTCATGGACTCGACGCCGCCGGCGATCACAATGTCCGCAGCTCCGGCCTTGATCATGTGGGAGGCCATGATGATCGCGGAGAGCCCCGAGGCACAGAGCCGGTTCACGGTGATGCCGGGAATGGTGTTCGGCAAGCCGGCGAGGAGGGTAGCCATGCGGGCGACGTTGCGGTTTTCCTCGCCGGCACCGTTGGCGTTTCCAAGGATCACCTCGTCAATCGCCTCTGGGTCCAGGCCGGTCCGTGCGACCGCCTCGCGGATTGTGAGGGCCGCCAGGTCATCGGGGCGGACTGCCGAAAGGGCTCCGCCGTACCGTCCCACCGGGGTGCGTACCCCGCCCACCAGAAAAGCCTCGGCCATGCCAGCCTCCGTCATCGTCAGCGATCGTGTTCGAGGACGGCATAATTACCGACCGTTCGTTCTATAAAGAATCGCACGGGGTGCGGGAGGGGTCAACCGGGTCCTTCATTCCGTGCAGGTTTGCGGCGGCCCGGCGCGTGTCGGACCGCGACACGCCGAGATTACGACGACGGCGCCCGCCAGACCTGCACGGAATCGTTCGAAGGACGCCGCTTACGCAGCCCGCCGCTCCACCACCCGGCCCGCGTCCAACCGCAGCTCCGAACCGTCAAGGCCTGCAAACCAGCGGCGCAGTTCCCGGTCGTGGCTGACCACCAGAAGCGTTCCGGCGAACCGCTCGAGCGCCTCCTCCAGTTCCCCGACCAGCACGGGTGATAGGTGGTTGGTCGGTTCGTCGAACAGCAGCACGTCGTAGGAGCTCACAAGCAACCGGGCAAGCGCCAGCCGGCGGTACTGGCCGGCGGAGAGTCCACCAACCGGCACCGTAAAGTCCCGCGACCGGAACAGCCCGAGGTTCAGCAGCCGGTCCGCGTGTTCATCGATGTCGCCGCGAAGCCCTTCGGCGAACGCCGGCAGTAGCCGTTGCGACGGCTTCTCCGGTGGCGCGAGTTCCTGCGGCAGGTAGCCAAGCCTCCCCCGGTGCCGAGCGGTACCGGCGTGATCCGAGGTTCCGGCGATGGCATTGAGCAGCGTCGTCTTGCCGGCGCCGTTGGGCCCGGTCACCAGCAGCTTCTCCCCCGCGGCTACCCGCAGCGAGGACACTGCCAGCCGATCCGAAACCACCAGTCCGGACACCGTGACGACGTCCCCGTGCAGCGAGCGCCCGCCGAACCGAGCGGACAATGCCAGGGGTTGAGGCGGCCGGTCAACCGGGTTCTCCTGCAACCGCCGTAACCGCTCGAGCGCGTTGCGTTTCTGACTGCTCAAGGCCTCCTGCACGGTGCCCTGCTTGAAGTCGAAGGCCATCTTGTCGCCGTCGCGCTTTCGTCCGTAGCCCATGCGCTGCTCGACGGTAACCGCTTTGAGCCGCTCGGTCTCCTGCGCGTCGAGCCACTGCTGATACTCCTGTTCCCACCGACGCCGCTCGGATTCCTTCGCCGCCAGATAACCCTCGTAACCGTTGCCGTATCGCCGGAGCTCCAAGCGGTCGGCATCCAGTTCCACAATGGAGGTCGCGAAAGTCCGCAGGAATGCGCGGTCGTGGGACACGGCAAGTACAGCACCCCGGTGGGAGGCGAGTTGCCGTTCAAGCCAGCTGACGGCGTCGTCGTCGAGGTGGTTGGTGGGCTCATCGAGCAGGAGGATCGCGGCCGGATCAGCCAGCAGGCAGGCGAGCGCCAGTCGCTCCTGTTCACCGCCGGAGAGCGAGGAAAGCGTACGCCCCCGGTCGATGCCGCCCAGTCCGAGGTGCTGCATCGCCGAGCCCACCCGGGCATCCACCTCGTAGCCTCCGTGCAGGGCGAACTGTGTCTGGAGGTCCCCGTACCGGGTGAGGCCGGCGTCGTCGGCGGTGTCCAGGCCAGCCTCCAGCGCACGCAGCTCCCCCTCTATTCCGCGAATGAAGGACAGCGCTGCGTCGATCACGTGGCCAACGGTGTCCGACGGCGGGTGGTCCAGTGTCTGCGCCAGGTAACCAACGCTGCCGTTGATCTTCACGACGCCGGCGTCCGGACTTTCGCGGCCTGACGCCAGGCGCAGGATGGTCGATTTGCCGGCGCCGTTCTCACCGACCAACGCAACACGTTCGCCGGAGGAGATGAGGAGATCGACGTTATTGAGCAGCAGCTTGTCGCCATAGCCGTGGGAAACGCCGGACAGGAAAAGGTGTTCGGTCAAAGGGGTACCTCGCAGGAGTCGAAAAGGCGCCGGCGGAGCCGCCCCGGAATTTGCGCATCGGGGCCAGCTCAACGCCGGCGAGAAGAATCGGCACAGATTATTCTGCACACTGCGGGTTACATCCACATAGGGAACAGCCTGCCCCTAGAAGCCCGATTCGTCAACGGTCATGCGCCTCGGAGGCATTGTCAGCCCTCGAGCCGGAAGCCGAGCTTGACCGTTACCTGCCAGTCCGCGACCGCGCCGTCCACCAGGTGCCCGCGGATTTCCTTTACTTCGAACCAGTCGAGATTCCGGAGCGTCTTGGCGGCCTGCGTGACGGCGTTGGTCACCGCCGCATCTACGCCGTCAGGCGATGTTCCGACAACCTCGGAAATGCTGTATGTGTGATGGGCCATGCTTCCTCCTTGAAGACGGATTCGCCGATCGCGTCCGCTGCGGCGGCGGTTGGGTGCCACGCTAGTCCTCTCCCCCGCCCGGGTCTAGAGTTCCTTTCCACCCAACGACGACGACGGCGGCCTGCACCCTGATATTCCGGACACCCGATGTCCTCAATGGGCTGGTGGGCGCGGCAACCCGCTTCTACGCTCGTCGGTATGACATACAGCATTCAGGTTGCAATCGACTGCTCAAACGCTCACGCCCAGGCTGACTGGTGGGCAGAGACCCTCGGCTGGGTGGTTGAGCCGACCAACCAGGACTTCATCGACGAAATGCTCGCCAAGGGGTTCGCGAAGGAGAGCGACGTGATCGAGCACAACGGCGTGCGGGTCTGGAAGGACGGAGCAGCGATCTGTCGGCCGGATGAGGTTGGGGCGAAGGGACGGCAACGGCTGCTGTTCCAGCCGGTGCCGGAGCCGAAGACGGTGAAGGACCGCATCCACCTCGACATCAACCTTGACGGCGATGACAAGGACGCGCTCCGGTCAACCCTGGAAAGCCGCGGCGCGAGGTTCCTCTACCAGGCAAACCAGGGACCACACGTCTGGTATACCATGGCGGACCCGGAGGGGAACGAGTTCTGCATCGGTTGAGCGATCCTACTGGTCGAGGATGCGGAAGCGCCCGTCCTCATCGAAGTCGGCGTGCAGCACGTCCTGGACATACTCGGGCTTGATCGGGCCGTACACGTGGGGATAGCTGACGCCCGCACCGCCGTCTTCCCAACGGACGTCGACGCCGTCGGATTCGATCTGCTCGCTGTCCATCACCAGAACCAGCAGCTCACTGGGATCAGCCTCGTCCCGGTAGGCGGATTCAGCCACCGCAGCGAGCTGATCGGGCTCCGCGCAGTGGATGAAACCGGCGTCGTCGAGCGTCGCACCCCTCGTGGAAACGGCGTAGGGCTCGTCCGCCTGCGCGGCGAAGTTCCAGTCGGAGGCATAGGCAAGGTGCAGTATCCGCATTCCTGCAGCCTACGCACCGTTCGCTTTGATGTCTGCCCCATTCGCGAAGCTAGACTCGATTGGTGACCACAGACCTTCCAGCCCAGGTATCTGACATCTTTGACCCCGTCCGTTGGCGGCTTGTGGAGGGGTTCGAGAACCTTCAGGACATCACGTACCACCGGCAGGTGGAACGGAGCCAGGCAGAGCGTGCCGAAAGCGAATCCGCGAAGGACCTGCCGACGGTCCGGATCGCGTTCAACCGGCCTGAAGTACGCAACGCATTCCGCCCCGGCACGGTGGATGAGCTGTACCGGGCCATGGATCACGCCCGCATGACTCCGGACGTTGCAACTGTTCTGCTAACCGGCAATGGGCCTTCGCCGAAGGACGGTGGACACTCCTTCTGCTCCGGCGGCGATCAACGTATCCGGGGCAGGGACGGCTACCGCTATGCGGAGGGCGAAACGAAGGAAACCATCGACCCTGCCCGTGCAGGCCGCCTCCACATTCTGGAGGTGCAGCGGCTGATGCGGACCATGCCGAAGGTGGTCATCAGTGTCGTCAATGGCTGGGCCGCCGGGGGCGGGCACAGCCTGCACGTGGTCTCGGACCTGACGATCGCCTCGCGTCAGCACGGGATGTTCAAGCAGACTGATGCAACGGTCGGAAGTTTCGACGCCGGATACGGTTCGGCGCTGCTGGCGCGGCAGATCGGGCAGAAGCGGGCGCGCGAAATCTTCTTCCTCGCCCGCGAGTACTCCGCGGATGAGATGGTGGCGATGGGTGCTGTCAATGAAGCCGTCGATCATGAGCGGCTTGAGGAGGTAGCGCTTGAGTACGCGGCGGATATCGCCCGGCAGAGCCCGCAGGCCATCCGCATGCTCAAGTTCGCCTTCAACCTCGCCGATGACGGGTTGGCCGGGCAGCAGGTCTTCGCCGGCGAAGCCACCCGCATGGCGTACATGACCGATGAAGCGGTGGAGGGCAAGGAAGCGTTCCTCGAAAAACGCAGCCCCGACTGGTCCAGCTTCCCCTACTACTTCTAGGCTCCGATGGAACTTCTTCCTTTTCACACCCCGCCCGGGTCCGATCCACACGCGCTGCTGAAACCCCTAGCGGACGCACTCGCAGGTGAAGGTCCCGCCGTTGCACCGCACTCGGACGGGCAGCAGAGGTTCGACGGCGAACTGCCGAACGACGAGATTGCCGCGGTACTCAGCACCTCCGGCTCCACCGGGACGCCGAAACAGACGATGCTCAGTGTCGACGCCCTTGCGGCTTCAGCCATGGGCACCGCGTACGCGCTTCAGGCCGAGGGCCAGTGGTTGCTGACCTTGCCGGTCCATTACGTTGCCGGATTCCAGGTCCTGGTCCGC
This genomic interval carries:
- a CDS encoding endonuclease/exonuclease/phosphatase family protein, which encodes MSERTLADKPLVGPVEAPELHIMTYNIRRRVAHVNPWSHDHWGRREPLVRRLLAAEQPTILGVQEALPDQLPAILEGLGEKYSSIGRGRNADGGGEQCPLVYDSARLELLDWDQDALSNTPDEPGSNGWGNLIPRIIVTGRFRDRETGKELTIINTHLDHMSRKSRQQSVMAIRSLVARTQGAVVVLGDFNTGAASQPYEALTSDDVLTDAWDVAEERLTELWGTFPHYRAPKQGRKRIDWVMVNSGVTVVETGINTTRYDGAWPSDHTPVQAIITVD
- a CDS encoding 3-hydroxyacyl-CoA dehydrogenase family protein, encoding MNAPSEVKIPGTVGVLGGGRMGAGIAHAFCVAGSAVVVVERDDDAAEAARGRVTAALDKSVAKGTTTESQDALAGRLSVATDYSAFASCELVVEAVPEDFALKSAALASVEEQLDDDAWLATNTSSLSVSELAGVLKRPERFCGLHFFNPVPASMLIEVVLAPSTSAELEAQARGWTEALGKTPVVVKDAPGFASSRLGVAIALEAMRMVEEGVASPEDIDTAMVLGYKHPVGPLRTTDIVGLDVRLGIAEYLESTLGERFAPPQILRDKVSHGDLGRKSGQGFFTWDE
- a CDS encoding enoyl-CoA hydratase-related protein, encoding METLKIDDGGDRLSVQLHRPEVRNAIDQQMVDELHLVCTDLERDPRILILSGTGGVFASGADIAQLKERRRDDALAGINSRLFSRIAQLPLPVIAALDGYALGGGAELAFAADFRLGTPELKIGNPETGLGILPAAGATWRLRELVGEPLAKEILLTGRVLNAEEALAARLITEIHPADALLQAAHKLADRIARQDPLATRITKSVFRAPREAHPMIDQLAQGILFESDAKFERMQAFLTRKDTDRKKKK
- a CDS encoding thiolase family protein — encoded protein: MAEAFLVGGVRTPVGRYGGALSAVRPDDLAALTIREAVARTGLDPEAIDEVILGNANGAGEENRNVARMATLLAGLPNTIPGITVNRLCASGLSAIIMASHMIKAGAADIVIAGGVESMSRAPWVMEKPTTAFAKPGASFDTSIGWRFTNPTFAAQDKTTFSMPETAEEVARVDGISRHDADAFALRSHQRALKAIGAGHFKDEIVPVNTTNRRKNVTVDTDEGPRADTTLEVLAGLKPVVAKDGVVTAGNSSSLNDGASAVVVASEAALTRLGLTPRARIVTGASAGVPPEIMGIGPVPATQKVLELAGRSIGDLDAVELNEAFATQSLACIRRLGLDEEIVNRDGGAIALGHPLGSSGSRIAITLMGRMERENGRLGLATMCVGVGQGTAMLLERV
- a CDS encoding ABC-F family ATP-binding cassette domain-containing protein, whose amino-acid sequence is MTEHLFLSGVSHGYGDKLLLNNVDLLISSGERVALVGENGAGKSTILRLASGRESPDAGVVKINGSVGYLAQTLDHPPSDTVGHVIDAALSFIRGIEGELRALEAGLDTADDAGLTRYGDLQTQFALHGGYEVDARVGSAMQHLGLGGIDRGRTLSSLSGGEQERLALACLLADPAAILLLDEPTNHLDDDAVSWLERQLASHRGAVLAVSHDRAFLRTFATSIVELDADRLELRRYGNGYEGYLAAKESERRRWEQEYQQWLDAQETERLKAVTVEQRMGYGRKRDGDKMAFDFKQGTVQEALSSQKRNALERLRRLQENPVDRPPQPLALSARFGGRSLHGDVVTVSGLVVSDRLAVSSLRVAAGEKLLVTGPNGAGKTTLLNAIAGTSDHAGTARHRGRLGYLPQELAPPEKPSQRLLPAFAEGLRGDIDEHADRLLNLGLFRSRDFTVPVGGLSAGQYRRLALARLLVSSYDVLLFDEPTNHLSPVLVGELEEALERFAGTLLVVSHDRELRRWFAGLDGSELRLDAGRVVERRAA
- a CDS encoding dodecin, which encodes MAHHTYSISEVVGTSPDGVDAAVTNAVTQAAKTLRNLDWFEVKEIRGHLVDGAVADWQVTVKLGFRLEG
- a CDS encoding VOC family protein, with protein sequence MTYSIQVAIDCSNAHAQADWWAETLGWVVEPTNQDFIDEMLAKGFAKESDVIEHNGVRVWKDGAAICRPDEVGAKGRQRLLFQPVPEPKTVKDRIHLDINLDGDDKDALRSTLESRGARFLYQANQGPHVWYTMADPEGNEFCIG
- a CDS encoding DUF952 domain-containing protein, with the translated sequence MRILHLAYASDWNFAAQADEPYAVSTRGATLDDAGFIHCAEPDQLAAVAESAYRDEADPSELLVLVMDSEQIESDGVDVRWEDGGAGVSYPHVYGPIKPEYVQDVLHADFDEDGRFRILDQ
- a CDS encoding 1,4-dihydroxy-2-naphthoyl-CoA synthase — its product is MTTDLPAQVSDIFDPVRWRLVEGFENLQDITYHRQVERSQAERAESESAKDLPTVRIAFNRPEVRNAFRPGTVDELYRAMDHARMTPDVATVLLTGNGPSPKDGGHSFCSGGDQRIRGRDGYRYAEGETKETIDPARAGRLHILEVQRLMRTMPKVVISVVNGWAAGGGHSLHVVSDLTIASRQHGMFKQTDATVGSFDAGYGSALLARQIGQKRAREIFFLAREYSADEMVAMGAVNEAVDHERLEEVALEYAADIARQSPQAIRMLKFAFNLADDGLAGQQVFAGEATRMAYMTDEAVEGKEAFLEKRSPDWSSFPYYF